One Bradyrhizobium sp. ISRA464 genomic window carries:
- a CDS encoding Lrp/AsnC ligand binding domain-containing protein, with translation MVPFFVQIKCKLGQSYAVANALAEAEIASEIYSTAGNYDLLVKFYVDHDTDIGHFINEKVQVIPGIQDTLTIITFKAFGTK, from the coding sequence ATGGTTCCTTTCTTCGTCCAGATCAAATGCAAGCTCGGCCAGTCCTACGCCGTTGCCAACGCGCTGGCGGAAGCCGAGATTGCCTCCGAGATCTATTCCACCGCAGGCAACTATGACCTCCTGGTGAAGTTCTACGTCGACCACGACACCGACATCGGCCATTTCATCAACGAGAAGGTGCAGGTGATCCCGGGTATTCAGGATACCCTCACCATCATCACCTTCAAGGCGTTCGGAACGAAGTGA
- a CDS encoding CHRD domain-containing protein, whose amino-acid sequence MPNKTMLAALTLSAAVAFAGPAFAEKLKATLSGKSEVPPTTSTATGTADIDYDAATKKLTWKLSYSGLTGPATAAHFHGPAESGKNAGVAVAIPNAGKSPAEGSATLTDAQAADLLAGKYYVNIHTAANPGGEIRGQVTK is encoded by the coding sequence ATGCCGAACAAGACCATGCTTGCCGCGCTGACGCTGAGCGCCGCGGTCGCCTTTGCCGGACCCGCCTTCGCCGAGAAGCTCAAGGCGACGCTGAGCGGCAAGTCCGAAGTACCGCCGACCACCAGCACGGCCACCGGCACCGCCGACATCGACTACGACGCCGCGACCAAGAAGCTAACCTGGAAGCTGAGCTATTCCGGCCTGACCGGCCCCGCCACCGCCGCGCATTTCCATGGTCCTGCAGAATCCGGCAAGAACGCCGGCGTCGCAGTCGCGATCCCGAACGCGGGCAAGAGCCCAGCGGAAGGCAGCGCCACGCTAACCGATGCTCAGGCCGCCGATCTGCTCGCCGGCAAGTACTACGTCAACATCCACACCGCGGCGAATCCGGGCGGCGAGATCCGCGGCCAGGTCACCAAGTAA
- a CDS encoding glycosyltransferase family 1 protein — protein sequence MTHILVATDAWHPQVNGVVRTLTMMAQAAKSLGVEVSFLTPESFRTFAMPSYRDLRLALPYQAKVAGLIAAVKPDSIHIATEGPIGLSVRRYCRKRGLPFTTSFHTRFPDYVSARSPVPESWIWRALRWFHKPSQAVMAATPALAGELRLRGFRNVVLWSRGVDTALFHPRDVDLCLPQPVYLSVGRMAVEKNLEAFLDLDLPGTKVVVGDGPARAALERKYPEAVFLGARHGEELAEIYAAADVFVFPSRTDTFGLVLLEALASGLPVAAFPVTGPLDVIGAAPVGVLDEDLRHACLEALSIPRQACVDFAALHTWQASARVFIDRALNVRPVLRDGEGEAMEFGAEEHHFGVLPATQPTPR from the coding sequence ATGACGCATATCCTGGTCGCGACCGATGCGTGGCATCCCCAGGTCAACGGGGTTGTCCGCACGCTGACCATGATGGCGCAGGCGGCAAAATCGCTCGGTGTCGAGGTGAGCTTCCTCACGCCGGAATCGTTCCGCACCTTTGCGATGCCGAGCTATCGCGATCTCAGGCTGGCCCTGCCGTATCAAGCGAAGGTTGCCGGTCTGATCGCGGCAGTGAAGCCCGACAGTATCCATATCGCAACCGAGGGGCCGATCGGGCTCTCGGTTCGCCGCTATTGCCGCAAGCGCGGCCTGCCGTTCACGACGAGCTTCCACACCCGCTTTCCCGACTATGTCTCGGCGCGGTCGCCTGTCCCGGAATCCTGGATCTGGCGCGCGCTGCGCTGGTTCCACAAGCCGAGCCAGGCGGTGATGGCGGCGACGCCGGCGCTGGCCGGCGAGTTGCGGTTGCGCGGCTTCCGCAACGTGGTGCTGTGGTCGCGCGGCGTCGATACCGCGCTATTCCATCCGCGCGATGTCGATCTCTGCCTGCCGCAGCCGGTCTATCTCAGCGTCGGCCGCATGGCGGTCGAGAAGAATCTCGAGGCCTTCCTCGATCTCGATCTGCCCGGCACCAAGGTCGTGGTCGGAGACGGCCCGGCGCGCGCGGCGCTGGAGCGGAAATACCCGGAGGCCGTGTTTCTCGGCGCGCGCCATGGCGAGGAACTGGCCGAGATCTACGCCGCAGCCGACGTGTTCGTCTTCCCGAGCCGGACCGATACGTTCGGCCTCGTGCTGCTCGAGGCGCTGGCAAGCGGGCTGCCGGTTGCCGCTTTTCCGGTCACCGGCCCCCTCGACGTGATTGGGGCGGCTCCGGTCGGCGTGCTCGACGAGGATTTGCGCCATGCGTGCCTGGAAGCGCTGAGCATCCCGCGGCAGGCCTGCGTTGATTTTGCAGCGCTCCACACCTGGCAGGCGTCCGCGCGAGTGTTCATCGACCGCGCCCTGAACGTCCGGCCGGTGCTGCGCGACGGCGAGGGCGAAGCCATGGAGTTCGGTGCCGAAGAGCACCATTTCGGCGTCCTGCCGGCAACCCAGCCGACGCCGCGCTGA
- a CDS encoding cytochrome c has product MFRTGTVAGTLLLGVGVVAAAEDHVTLTQLAMKSNLKNAVVLYDITKGKAAYDQNAVDTALVGLEDVAKRFPSFFPESIKGKKPKGDYYASMKVWTQRADFEAHAATFAKAVGEAKTKVKDLDSLKTEFAAINDACLRCHETYRVKAR; this is encoded by the coding sequence ATGTTTCGAACTGGTACTGTCGCGGGAACCTTGCTGCTTGGCGTTGGCGTTGTGGCCGCGGCGGAAGACCATGTTACCTTGACCCAACTTGCAATGAAATCCAACCTCAAGAATGCCGTCGTACTCTACGACATTACCAAGGGTAAGGCGGCTTATGATCAGAACGCCGTTGACACGGCGCTTGTGGGGCTCGAGGATGTAGCCAAGCGCTTCCCTTCCTTTTTTCCCGAAAGCATCAAGGGCAAGAAGCCGAAGGGCGACTACTACGCGTCAATGAAGGTGTGGACCCAGCGAGCGGATTTTGAGGCCCATGCGGCCACCTTTGCCAAGGCTGTGGGTGAGGCAAAGACCAAGGTCAAAGATCTCGATAGTCTGAAGACGGAGTTTGCAGCCATTAACGATGCATGTCTTCGCTGTCACGAGACCTACCGCGTTAAGGCGCGTTGA
- a CDS encoding cytochrome c, translating to MPRRILLLAIVAGIAGFGVFWWLTTPATIAASALPAYQPDLANGLTTFNAGGCSSCHAVPKQDDRTKLGGGLAIPSPFGTFYAPNISPDPNDGIGRWSEVDFVNAVMKGTSPSATHYFPAFPYTSYQHARINDVRDLFAYLKTLPPVAGKVRDHDVPFPFNVRRNIGVWKWLFMDGKPLVADASRSPQWNRGAYLADSFGHCAECHSPRNILGGIIGVQRFAGGPNPEGEGWVPNITQKGLSDWSANDIAYFLETGQTPDGDSAGGSMVRVIRNTSQLSHPDLDAIADYIKSLPPVEGPPRPPKKKPAEES from the coding sequence ATGCCGCGACGAATTCTCCTCCTGGCCATTGTGGCCGGCATCGCCGGCTTCGGCGTGTTCTGGTGGTTGACGACCCCCGCGACCATTGCTGCAAGCGCGCTTCCTGCCTACCAGCCTGACTTGGCCAACGGGCTCACAACGTTCAATGCAGGTGGATGTTCCTCCTGCCATGCCGTGCCGAAGCAGGACGACCGCACCAAGCTTGGCGGCGGCCTTGCGATACCGTCTCCGTTCGGCACCTTCTATGCGCCGAACATCTCTCCCGATCCGAACGATGGCATCGGCCGCTGGAGCGAGGTCGACTTCGTCAACGCGGTTATGAAGGGCACCTCGCCGTCGGCGACGCACTACTTCCCGGCGTTTCCCTATACCTCTTACCAGCACGCCAGGATCAATGACGTGCGCGACCTCTTTGCCTATCTGAAGACGTTGCCGCCGGTCGCGGGCAAGGTGCGCGACCATGACGTGCCGTTTCCCTTCAACGTCCGTCGCAATATCGGCGTCTGGAAATGGCTGTTCATGGACGGCAAGCCGTTGGTGGCCGATGCAAGCCGTTCGCCGCAGTGGAATCGCGGCGCCTATCTCGCCGACAGTTTCGGCCATTGCGCCGAGTGCCACAGCCCGCGGAATATCCTTGGCGGCATCATCGGCGTGCAACGCTTTGCCGGCGGCCCCAATCCGGAGGGCGAGGGCTGGGTGCCCAACATCACGCAAAAGGGGCTTTCGGATTGGAGCGCGAACGATATCGCCTATTTCCTGGAGACCGGGCAGACGCCGGATGGCGACAGTGCCGGCGGGTCCATGGTGCGCGTGATCCGCAACACCTCGCAGCTCTCGCACCCGGATCTCGACGCGATCGCCGACTACATCAAGTCGCTACCGCCGGTCGAAGGCCCGCCGCGGCCACCGAAGAAAAAGCCGGCGGAGGAGTCTTGA
- a CDS encoding DegT/DnrJ/EryC1/StrS family aminotransferase, translating into MNQHIHPELIPFIDIAAQRRRLGKSVDEAVARVLNHCQFINGPEVTALEKALAEYSGAKYVVSCASGTDALLMVLMAKNVGPGDAILCPTFTFCATGEVVTLTGATPVFVDVDEATFNIDVGSLKRGIATARAHGLKPVGIIPVDLFGQSADHDAIAAVADAEGLFILDDAAQGFGASYRGRKLGTFGLATGTSFFPAKPLGCFGDGGAIFTDDEELERTLRSIRVHGQGSDKYDNIRLGLTARLDTVQAAILIEKLKIFEDEIAARNVVADRYSRGLGNVVTVPHLASGCTSVWAQYTLRLPKGTDRDAFAAALKAQGIPTMIYYPKSVHQQTAYRHFPVADGGLPVSERLSKDVISLPMHPYLDEATQDRIVQAVRGALSS; encoded by the coding sequence ATGAACCAGCACATCCATCCTGAACTCATCCCCTTCATCGACATCGCTGCGCAGCGTCGACGGCTCGGCAAGTCGGTCGATGAGGCGGTCGCCCGCGTCCTCAATCATTGCCAGTTCATCAACGGCCCGGAGGTCACGGCGCTGGAGAAGGCGCTGGCCGAGTACAGCGGTGCAAAGTATGTGGTGAGCTGCGCCAGCGGTACCGACGCGCTTCTAATGGTGCTGATGGCCAAGAATGTCGGGCCGGGCGACGCTATATTGTGCCCGACCTTCACTTTCTGCGCGACCGGCGAAGTAGTGACATTAACCGGTGCTACGCCGGTCTTCGTCGACGTCGACGAAGCGACCTTCAACATCGACGTCGGCTCGCTCAAGCGAGGCATCGCGACCGCGCGGGCGCACGGGCTGAAGCCGGTCGGTATCATTCCGGTGGACCTGTTCGGCCAGAGCGCCGATCATGATGCGATCGCAGCGGTAGCCGACGCCGAAGGCCTGTTCATACTCGACGACGCCGCGCAAGGCTTCGGCGCCAGCTACAGGGGGCGGAAGCTGGGCACCTTCGGACTGGCGACTGGGACCAGCTTCTTCCCGGCAAAGCCGCTCGGCTGTTTCGGCGACGGCGGCGCGATCTTTACCGACGACGAGGAACTTGAACGCACGCTGCGCAGCATCCGCGTTCACGGCCAAGGCTCAGACAAGTACGACAATATCCGGCTCGGCCTAACCGCGCGGCTCGATACCGTGCAGGCCGCGATCCTGATCGAGAAGCTGAAGATCTTTGAGGACGAGATTGCGGCGCGCAACGTGGTCGCCGACCGCTATTCGCGCGGGCTCGGCAATGTCGTGACCGTGCCGCACCTGGCCTCCGGCTGCACCTCTGTATGGGCGCAATACACCCTCCGGCTGCCCAAGGGGACCGACCGCGACGCCTTCGCGGCGGCCCTGAAGGCGCAGGGCATCCCCACCATGATCTACTACCCCAAGTCGGTCCACCAGCAGACGGCCTATCGCCACTTCCCGGTCGCGGACGGCGGTCTGCCGGTCAGCGAGCGCCTGTCGAAGGATGTCATCAGCCTGCCGATGCATCCCTATCTCGATGAGGCAACCCAGGATCGCATCGTCCAGGCGGTGCGCGGCGCGCTTTCGTCCTGA
- the murJ gene encoding murein biosynthesis integral membrane protein MurJ, with protein MLGRIFTVGGYTLLSRLTGFARDIMLAAILGAGPVADAFFVALRLPNHFRAIFAEGAFNAAFVPAYAHVHGERGEASARLFADRIFTLLFASQVVLLVVAMLFMPQAMSILAPGFTEDVEQRKLAIELTRITFPYLLLITLVTLYGGMLNVMHRFASAAAAPIFLNLAMMMTLALVAFFPSAGHAAAWGVLISGFLQFFLLAGDLARHGGLPRFAPLRLDEDVRAFFRALGPATLGSMGTQVALFADTIIATFLHAGALSALYYADRLNQLPIGVIGIAIGTVLLPEMSRRLSADDHAGALAAQRRAFDFTLLFSVPFVAAFLTVADPIMRAMFARGAFSKADAATAGATLAAYAVGLIPFVMIRSAVATFYARKDTATPVKAALTGVAVNVALKIALVGTLAQVGLALATAVGAWINLLLVLFFAARRGYLDFDRTLVRSLGTFALCGILLAVALWLTSHFAAVWFAPMQIFRDELILLLLVAVGLFVYGFAVLVLFGRGWLFALRRG; from the coding sequence ATGCTTGGGCGCATCTTCACCGTCGGTGGCTACACCCTGCTTTCGCGGCTGACCGGGTTCGCGCGCGACATCATGCTCGCGGCGATCCTCGGCGCAGGCCCGGTGGCGGATGCGTTCTTCGTGGCGCTGCGGCTGCCGAATCACTTCCGCGCGATCTTTGCCGAGGGCGCCTTCAACGCCGCCTTCGTGCCGGCCTATGCCCATGTCCATGGTGAGCGCGGCGAGGCCTCGGCGCGGCTGTTCGCCGACCGCATCTTCACGCTGCTGTTCGCCTCGCAGGTGGTCCTGCTGGTGGTGGCGATGCTGTTCATGCCGCAGGCGATGAGCATCCTCGCGCCGGGCTTCACCGAGGATGTCGAGCAGCGCAAGCTCGCGATCGAACTGACGCGGATCACCTTTCCCTATCTGCTCTTGATCACGTTGGTGACGCTCTATGGCGGCATGCTCAACGTGATGCACCGTTTCGCCAGCGCCGCGGCGGCGCCGATCTTCCTCAACCTGGCGATGATGATGACGCTGGCGCTGGTCGCGTTCTTCCCGAGCGCCGGTCATGCCGCGGCCTGGGGCGTGCTGATCTCGGGCTTCCTGCAGTTCTTCCTGCTGGCCGGCGACCTCGCGCGCCATGGCGGCTTGCCGCGCTTTGCGCCGCTGAGGCTCGACGAGGATGTCCGCGCCTTCTTCCGCGCGCTGGGGCCGGCCACGCTGGGCTCGATGGGGACGCAGGTGGCGCTGTTCGCGGATACCATCATCGCGACCTTCCTGCACGCCGGCGCGCTGTCGGCGCTCTATTACGCCGACCGCCTCAATCAATTGCCGATCGGCGTGATCGGGATCGCGATCGGCACCGTGCTGCTGCCGGAGATGTCGCGGCGCCTGTCGGCCGACGACCACGCCGGCGCGCTTGCGGCGCAGCGCCGCGCGTTCGACTTTACCCTTTTGTTCTCGGTGCCGTTCGTGGCGGCGTTCCTGACGGTCGCCGACCCGATCATGCGCGCGATGTTCGCGCGCGGCGCCTTCTCGAAGGCGGACGCCGCCACCGCCGGCGCGACGCTTGCGGCCTATGCGGTCGGCCTGATCCCGTTCGTGATGATCCGCAGTGCGGTCGCAACCTTCTACGCCCGCAAGGACACTGCAACCCCGGTGAAGGCGGCGCTGACCGGGGTCGCGGTCAACGTCGCGCTGAAGATCGCGCTGGTCGGCACGCTGGCGCAGGTCGGGCTCGCGCTCGCGACCGCGGTCGGCGCCTGGATCAATCTGCTGCTCGTGCTGTTCTTTGCTGCACGCCGCGGCTACCTCGACTTCGATCGCACGCTGGTGCGCTCGCTCGGCACCTTCGCGCTTTGCGGTATCCTGCTGGCGGTCGCCCTGTGGCTGACCTCGCACTTCGCGGCGGTCTGGTTCGCGCCGATGCAGATCTTTCGCGACGAATTGATCCTGCTGCTGCTCGTCGCGGTCGGCCTCTTCGTCTACGGCTTCGCGGTCCTCGTGCTGTTCGGCCGCGGTTGGCTGTTCGCACTGCGGCGCGGATAG
- the thiD gene encoding bifunctional hydroxymethylpyrimidine kinase/phosphomethylpyrimidine kinase — protein MTPIALTIAGSDSSGGAGIQADLKSFAALGVYGASVITALTAQNTTGVSGIHPVPAPFVTAQIDAVFSDLAVGAVKIGMVAQTETIAAIAEGLQRWAPHHVVLDPVMVATSGDRLLAAEAVDALKTMLFPRASLITPNLPEAAALLNEPVASSEAAVEDQGRRLLAMGCRAVLVKGGHAQGAESIDYLIDGERTVALAAPRIATANTHGTGCSLSSAIAAGLARGEDMETAVRNAKAWITAAIAAADRFAVGHGHGPVHHFHKHYPD, from the coding sequence ATGACGCCGATCGCGCTCACCATTGCGGGCTCGGATTCCTCCGGCGGCGCGGGCATCCAGGCCGATCTGAAGAGCTTTGCCGCGCTCGGGGTCTACGGCGCCTCCGTGATCACGGCGCTGACGGCGCAGAACACCACCGGGGTCAGCGGCATTCATCCGGTGCCTGCGCCGTTCGTCACCGCGCAGATCGACGCGGTGTTTTCCGACCTCGCGGTCGGCGCGGTCAAGATCGGCATGGTGGCGCAGACCGAGACGATCGCGGCGATCGCCGAAGGGCTGCAGCGCTGGGCGCCGCACCACGTCGTGCTCGACCCGGTGATGGTCGCGACCTCGGGCGACCGCCTGCTGGCGGCCGAGGCGGTCGATGCGCTCAAGACCATGTTGTTCCCCCGTGCATCGCTGATCACGCCAAACCTGCCGGAGGCCGCGGCGCTGCTGAACGAGCCGGTCGCTTCGAGCGAGGCCGCCGTCGAGGACCAGGGGAGGCGGTTGCTGGCGATGGGATGTCGCGCCGTGCTGGTCAAGGGCGGCCATGCGCAGGGTGCCGAAAGCATCGATTATCTGATCGACGGCGAACGCACCGTCGCGCTTGCCGCGCCGCGCATCGCGACCGCCAACACGCATGGCACAGGCTGCTCCCTGTCGTCGGCAATCGCTGCAGGTCTGGCCAGGGGCGAGGATATGGAGACCGCCGTGCGCAACGCCAAGGCCTGGATCACGGCTGCGATCGCTGCGGCGGATCGCTTCGCCGTCGGACACGGCCACGGGCCCGTGCATCATTTCCACAAGCACTATCCGGATTGA
- a CDS encoding xanthine dehydrogenase family protein molybdopterin-binding subunit, giving the protein MAAPIKFGVGQSVRRKEDDALIRGKGRYTDDVAPSPALQALMLRSPHAHATFTIDATKARGMPGVALILTAADVADLGGLPCLFNLETDPFTAPPYPILAKDEVRHVGDAVAFVVADTVDHARDAIEAIDVKWTPLPAVVGLVNAVKNGAPQVWSDKPGNVLFDVSIGDKKAAEEAFAKAHAVAEITIVNPRVITNFMETRAAVAEYDTKKDHLTLTIGSQGSHRLREILCDMVLKMPKEKMRVICPDVGGGFGTKLFPYREYALISVAARKLKRTIKWTAERSDHFMGDAQGRDNVTTAKMALAEDGKFLGMDVDLMGDMGAYLSTFAPYIPHGGAGMLPGLYDIQAFHCRVRTVFTNTVPVDAYRGAGRPEAAYVIERLVDAAARKLGMTPDAVRRKNFIPPKSLPYKTATGKVYDSGDFVAHMKRAMEIANWKEFPKRAKAAKKDGLVRGIGMASYVEVCGTMGEETANVALDPNGDVTILIGTQSSGQGHQTAYAQLVADQFGLPPERVHVLQGDTDKIATGLGTGGSSSIPSGGVSVERATRELGNKLKELAAQALEAGAGDLEIADGRVRIAGTDRSISFADLAKRAGGDPSKLNGSATFSSADGTYPNGTHLAEVEIDPATGIIKIVNYVIVDDFGVTLNPLLLAGQVIGGAMQGIGQALMERAVYSATDGQLVTGTFMDYAMPRASDGPSFVFETHNVPCTTNPLGVKGAGEAGAIGSCPAVVNAIVEGLWREYQIDHIDMPATPERVWVAIREAQRQHKL; this is encoded by the coding sequence ATGGCAGCTCCCATCAAATTCGGCGTCGGTCAAAGTGTGCGCCGCAAAGAGGATGACGCCCTGATTCGCGGCAAGGGCCGCTACACCGACGACGTTGCGCCGTCTCCCGCATTGCAGGCGCTGATGCTGCGCTCGCCGCATGCGCACGCGACTTTCACCATCGACGCGACCAAGGCCCGCGGCATGCCCGGCGTGGCGCTGATCCTGACCGCGGCCGATGTCGCCGACCTCGGCGGCCTGCCGTGCCTGTTCAATCTCGAGACCGATCCATTCACGGCGCCGCCCTATCCGATCCTCGCCAAGGACGAGGTGCGCCATGTCGGTGACGCCGTCGCCTTCGTGGTCGCCGACACCGTCGATCATGCCCGCGACGCGATCGAGGCGATCGACGTCAAATGGACGCCGCTGCCCGCCGTCGTCGGTCTCGTGAACGCCGTCAAGAACGGCGCGCCGCAGGTCTGGTCCGACAAGCCGGGCAACGTGCTGTTCGACGTCTCGATCGGCGACAAGAAGGCCGCGGAAGAGGCCTTCGCCAAGGCGCATGCGGTGGCCGAGATCACCATCGTCAATCCGCGCGTCATCACCAACTTCATGGAGACGCGCGCGGCGGTCGCCGAATACGACACCAAGAAGGATCATCTGACCCTGACGATCGGCAGCCAGGGCAGCCACCGCCTGCGCGAGATCCTCTGCGACATGGTCCTGAAGATGCCGAAGGAGAAGATGCGGGTGATCTGTCCCGACGTCGGCGGCGGCTTCGGCACCAAGCTGTTTCCGTATCGCGAATATGCGCTGATCTCGGTCGCCGCGCGCAAGTTGAAGAGGACGATCAAGTGGACCGCCGAGCGCTCCGACCACTTCATGGGTGACGCGCAGGGCCGCGACAACGTCACGACCGCGAAGATGGCGCTCGCCGAGGACGGCAAATTCCTCGGCATGGACGTCGATCTGATGGGCGACATGGGCGCCTATCTCTCGACCTTTGCGCCCTACATCCCGCACGGCGGCGCCGGCATGCTGCCGGGCCTCTACGACATCCAGGCCTTCCACTGCCGCGTCCGCACCGTGTTCACCAATACCGTGCCGGTCGATGCCTATCGCGGCGCTGGCCGCCCCGAGGCCGCCTATGTGATCGAGCGCCTGGTCGACGCAGCGGCCCGCAAGCTCGGCATGACGCCGGATGCCGTCAGGCGGAAGAATTTCATTCCGCCGAAATCGCTGCCCTACAAGACCGCGACCGGCAAGGTCTACGATTCCGGCGACTTCGTCGCGCATATGAAGCGTGCGATGGAGATCGCCAACTGGAAGGAGTTTCCGAAGCGCGCCAAGGCGGCGAAGAAGGACGGGCTGGTGCGCGGTATCGGCATGGCGAGCTATGTCGAGGTCTGCGGCACCATGGGCGAGGAGACCGCCAATGTCGCGCTCGATCCCAATGGCGACGTCACCATTCTGATCGGAACTCAGTCGAGCGGGCAGGGCCATCAGACCGCCTATGCGCAGCTCGTCGCCGACCAGTTCGGGCTGCCGCCCGAGCGCGTCCATGTGCTGCAGGGCGACACCGACAAGATCGCGACCGGCCTCGGCACCGGCGGCTCGTCGTCGATTCCCTCCGGCGGCGTCAGCGTCGAGCGTGCCACGCGCGAGCTCGGCAACAAGCTGAAGGAGCTCGCGGCGCAGGCGCTGGAGGCCGGCGCGGGCGACCTCGAAATCGCCGACGGCCGCGTCCGCATCGCCGGCACCGACCGCTCGATCAGCTTTGCCGATCTCGCCAAACGTGCCGGCGGCGATCCCTCGAAGTTGAACGGCAGCGCGACCTTCTCGAGCGCCGACGGCACCTATCCGAACGGCACGCATCTCGCCGAAGTCGAGATCGATCCAGCCACCGGCATCATCAAGATCGTCAACTACGTCATCGTCGACGATTTCGGCGTGACGCTCAATCCGCTGTTGCTCGCGGGCCAGGTGATTGGCGGCGCGATGCAGGGTATCGGCCAGGCGTTGATGGAGCGGGCAGTCTACAGCGCAACCGACGGCCAGCTCGTCACCGGCACGTTCATGGACTATGCAATGCCGCGCGCCTCCGACGGACCGTCCTTCGTGTTCGAGACCCACAACGTGCCCTGCACGACCAATCCGCTTGGCGTGAAGGGAGCGGGTGAGGCCGGTGCGATCGGCTCGTGTCCGGCGGTGGTCAATGCGATCGTCGAAGGGCTGTGGCGCGAGTACCAGATCGACCACATCGATATGCCCGCAACGCCCGAACGGGTCTGGGTTGCAATCCGCGAAGCACAACGCCAGCACAAGCTCTGA
- a CDS encoding UDP-2,3-diacylglucosamine diphosphatase: protein MGSDSLSEESPERRFRTLFISDVHLGARGSQADRLLDFLRSHDADTIYLVGDIVDGWALKSNWYWPQTHNDFVQKMLRKARKGAKVIYVPGNHDEFLRKYYGTHFGGIDVVENTIHTGADGKRYLVIHGDIFDLVVQNARWLAHLGDKAYDFAIQMNRFVNFFRKMFGVPYWSLSQWAKLKVKKAVNYIGAFEATLAGEARRHGCDGVICGHIHYATIHDEHGIRYMNCGDWVESCTALAEHEDGRFEIITWTDPVRRIAPVPRVTARAA from the coding sequence ATGGGAAGTGACTCCTTGAGTGAAGAAAGCCCGGAGCGGCGCTTTCGCACTTTGTTCATCTCCGACGTCCATCTCGGAGCCCGCGGTTCGCAAGCCGACCGCCTGCTTGATTTCCTCCGCTCTCACGATGCCGACACGATCTACCTCGTTGGCGATATCGTCGACGGCTGGGCGCTGAAGTCGAACTGGTACTGGCCGCAGACCCACAACGACTTCGTGCAGAAGATGCTGCGCAAGGCGCGCAAGGGCGCGAAGGTGATCTACGTCCCGGGCAACCACGACGAATTTCTGCGCAAATATTACGGCACGCATTTCGGCGGCATCGACGTGGTGGAAAACACCATCCACACCGGCGCCGACGGCAAGCGCTATCTCGTGATCCACGGCGACATCTTCGACCTCGTGGTGCAGAACGCGCGCTGGCTCGCCCATCTCGGCGACAAGGCCTACGACTTCGCGATCCAGATGAATCGCTTCGTGAACTTCTTCCGCAAGATGTTCGGCGTGCCCTACTGGTCGCTGTCGCAGTGGGCCAAGCTGAAGGTCAAGAAGGCGGTGAACTATATCGGCGCGTTCGAGGCGACGCTGGCAGGCGAGGCGCGGCGCCACGGCTGCGACGGCGTGATCTGCGGCCACATCCACTACGCGACCATTCATGACGAGCACGGCATCCGCTACATGAACTGCGGCGACTGGGTCGAGAGCTGCACCGCGCTCGCCGAGCATGAGGACGGCCGCTTCGAGATCATCACCTGGACCGATCCGGTGCGCCGCATCGCGCCGGTTCCGCGAGTAACGGCGCGCGCTGCATGA